From Candidatus Cloacimonadota bacterium, one genomic window encodes:
- the pgsW gene encoding poly-gamma-glutamate system protein, translating to MFIPSAKSKFSLISLLIISLMLFAWSNNSRVKQKQKYYKEKLAAAVLMEKAEKILKDYRIEQGIFIDEVNDPNKTGLIGEKYTQITTEEGKLESKLTSLNPNFAAVIVEFFKKTGLQQGDAVAVSYTGSFPALNIAVLSAAKILELDLVIISSPGASMFGATDPQFTWLDMENLLYREGIFPYRSVASSIGGGEDNGRGLSKQGRELLENSIHRNNIPLIKEDSLMASVEKKMEFFNTEKTKKIKLYVNVGGGLSSLGSSLNGELIETGYHKNIPVKNYHAKGTMILFAQKGIPIIHLENIAILAKENELLVAPVPLPKPGVGNVFIEDRYNITVAAISLMIMFILILTVILFDHKRQKFSEKDIIKTEENL from the coding sequence ATGTTTATTCCAAGTGCAAAATCTAAATTTAGTTTGATATCATTATTGATCATTTCGTTAATGCTATTTGCATGGTCTAATAACAGCCGGGTAAAACAAAAGCAAAAATACTATAAAGAAAAATTGGCAGCAGCTGTATTAATGGAAAAGGCTGAAAAAATTTTGAAAGATTATCGAATTGAACAGGGAATCTTTATTGATGAAGTCAACGACCCGAATAAAACAGGTTTAATCGGTGAAAAATATACACAAATTACTACAGAAGAGGGCAAGTTAGAGTCTAAACTTACATCCCTGAATCCGAATTTTGCTGCTGTGATCGTTGAATTTTTCAAGAAAACAGGATTGCAACAGGGAGATGCTGTTGCAGTTAGTTACACCGGCTCATTTCCGGCTTTGAATATTGCTGTTTTGAGTGCTGCAAAAATTCTTGAACTGGACTTGGTAATTATTAGTTCACCAGGAGCTTCCATGTTCGGAGCTACTGACCCCCAATTTACCTGGCTTGATATGGAAAATTTGTTGTATCGAGAAGGAATATTTCCATACAGATCGGTTGCCTCTTCCATCGGTGGTGGAGAAGATAATGGACGAGGTTTGAGTAAACAAGGTAGAGAACTGCTTGAAAACTCTATTCATCGAAATAATATTCCCCTTATCAAGGAAGACAGCCTAATGGCAAGTGTCGAGAAGAAAATGGAGTTCTTCAATACCGAAAAAACAAAAAAGATAAAATTGTATGTGAATGTGGGGGGAGGATTATCCAGTCTGGGGAGCTCATTGAACGGAGAATTGATTGAGACAGGATATCACAAAAATATTCCGGTTAAAAATTATCATGCTAAGGGAACGATGATTCTTTTCGCCCAAAAAGGTATCCCAATAATCCATCTTGAAAATATTGCCATATTAGCGAAAGAAAATGAATTGCTTGTTGCACCGGTCCCTTTACCAAAACCTGGTGTGGGAAATGTTTTCATCGAAGACAGATATAATATTACAGTGGCAGCCATATCGTTAATGATTATGTTTATCTTGATTCTAACGGTAATATTGTTTGATCATAAACGGCAAAAATTTAGCGAAAAAGATATAATTAAAACGGAGGAAAATTTATGA
- the pgsB gene encoding poly-gamma-glutamate synthase PgsB: MLVLFIFFTTLILYSLFEYHRHQRYRKQIPKIIHVNGTRGKSSVTRLIASGLRAGGLKIVAKTTGSAPRIILENGNEIPIARFFGANIKEQLKIVEFASKRNIDVLVLECMAVTPEYQWITEQKMLHSEVGVITNIRLDHLDLMGPGMKNVTYSICNTIPTNSTAFTSEKKLFPVMEKIAKKRNTTIHYCNPNEIANEDIEDFPFIEHKENVSLSLDVCENCGIDRKIALSAMKKTNPDIGATRIYNMNINGKIIYFVHSFAANDPESTKYIVDYIKNLHPNIDHFGLVLNTRADRMYRSKQLIQMLTDVAFDRLFLIGEESSSIKSFALRHKIDGNKIEEMGWTRGDELMSKVNQLEDKTVLLIGIGNIGGNGGMIVDYFKEQHRKTL, from the coding sequence ATGCTCGTTTTATTCATTTTTTTCACTACTCTGATTCTCTATTCTCTTTTTGAGTATCATAGACATCAACGGTATAGGAAGCAGATACCCAAAATCATTCACGTAAACGGAACAAGGGGAAAATCAAGTGTAACTCGTTTAATTGCCTCAGGTTTACGTGCTGGTGGTCTCAAAATAGTTGCAAAAACGACAGGCTCCGCTCCTCGAATTATTTTGGAAAATGGTAATGAAATACCAATTGCCAGATTTTTTGGTGCAAATATTAAAGAGCAATTAAAAATAGTTGAATTTGCCTCCAAGAGAAATATTGATGTACTTGTGCTTGAGTGTATGGCGGTAACTCCTGAATATCAGTGGATTACAGAACAAAAAATGTTACATTCCGAAGTGGGTGTGATAACTAATATTCGGCTGGATCACCTTGACTTGATGGGACCAGGTATGAAAAACGTTACTTATTCCATTTGTAATACGATTCCCACAAATTCAACAGCGTTTACCAGTGAAAAAAAATTATTTCCTGTGATGGAAAAAATTGCAAAAAAGCGAAATACAACAATTCACTATTGTAATCCCAATGAAATTGCAAACGAAGACATAGAAGATTTTCCATTTATTGAGCATAAAGAAAACGTAAGTCTGTCACTTGACGTATGTGAAAATTGTGGGATAGATAGGAAAATTGCCTTATCTGCAATGAAAAAGACGAATCCTGACATTGGAGCTACGAGAATATATAATATGAATATTAATGGCAAAATAATTTATTTTGTCCATTCATTTGCTGCCAATGACCCGGAATCAACAAAATACATTGTTGATTATATCAAAAATTTGCATCCGAATATTGACCATTTTGGATTAGTTCTGAATACTCGAGCTGATAGGATGTATCGCTCCAAACAGCTGATACAAATGCTTACAGATGTTGCTTTTGACAGGTTATTTCTAATAGGAGAAGAATCCTCATCCATCAAGTCATTTGCTTTGAGACATAAAATTGATGGAAATAAAATTGAAGAAATGGGCTGGACAAGAGGAGACGAGCTTATGAGTAAAGTAAATCAACTTGAAGATAAAACCGTTTTACTGATTGGAATAGGCAATATTGGTGGAAACGGTGGGATGATCGTTGATTATTTTAAGGAGCAGCACCGGAAAACTTTATAA
- the pgsC gene encoding poly-gamma-glutamate biosynthesis protein PgsC, with protein MFEASIGFGVIISLFFLETFGAAAGGIVVSGYVAMYLHQPWTVLGTLMISFLAYGIVKLIGIWVFMYGRRRMVISVLAGFILGWLVRWYGLFGYLPGDYSAQVIGYIIPGLIANSMDRQGIVPTLTIMGMAAVIVRFIMVLVFSGKII; from the coding sequence ATGTTTGAAGCCTCAATTGGATTTGGAGTTATAATTAGTTTGTTCTTTTTAGAAACGTTCGGCGCTGCTGCCGGCGGAATCGTTGTTAGTGGATATGTAGCAATGTATTTGCATCAACCGTGGACAGTTTTGGGAACATTGATGATTAGCTTCTTAGCGTATGGAATCGTCAAATTAATTGGCATATGGGTTTTTATGTATGGACGACGAAGGATGGTGATTTCTGTTCTTGCCGGTTTTATTCTTGGCTGGCTTGTTCGTTGGTATGGTTTGTTCGGATATTTACCCGGAGATTATTCTGCTCAGGTAATTGGATACATCATTCCCGGTCTTATTGCAAATTCTATGGATCGTCAAGGTATCGTGCCGACTTTAACAATAATGGGTATGGCAGCTGTAATTGTTAGGTTTATTATGGTTTTGGTTTTTTCAGGAAAGATCATTTAA